One segment of Cynocephalus volans isolate mCynVol1 chromosome 8, mCynVol1.pri, whole genome shotgun sequence DNA contains the following:
- the CD5L gene encoding CD5 antigen-like, whose amino-acid sequence MTNPMLFALDLASQHQLIFHLFSESSSRVQLVGGPHRCEGRVEIDWNGQWGTVCDDGWDINDVAVLCRELGCGAAKGTPSGILYKPSKEKEQKVLIQQVNCNGMEDTLDECEPSDVFDCQYDESAGASCENPESVRLADGPGRCQGRVELKHEGQWSTVCKTGWNLQATKVLCRQLGCGKAVQTHKRCNKDTRGHGPIWLSQMSCSGKEATLQDCPSGPWEKNNCTHDEDTWVECEDAFALKLVGGDNLCSGRLEVLHKGVWGSVCDDGWGKKEDQVVCKQLGCGKSLSASPKVRKSYGPGVGRIWLDDVRCSGEEQSLEQCQHRFWGYHDCTHKEDVAVICTE is encoded by the exons cTATTTGCACTGGACCTAGCCTCTCAG CACCAGCTAATATTCCATCTCTTTTCAGAGTCTTCATCCAGAGTGCAACTGGTGGGAGGCCCGCACCGCTGTGAAGGGCGAGTGGAGATAGACTGGAATGGCCAGTGGGGTACCGTGTGTGATGACGGCTGGGACATAAATGATGTTGCTGTGCTGTGCAGGGAGCTGGGCTGTGGAGCAGCCAAAGGAACACCCAGTGGTATTTTGTACAagccatcaaaagaaaaagagcagaaagTCCTCATCCAACAGGTTAATTGTAATGGGATGGAAGATACACTAGATGAGTGTGAGCCAAGTGATGTTTTTGATTGCCAGTATGACGAGTCTGCAGGGGCATCGTGTGAGA ACCCAGAGAGTGTGCGGCTGGCTGATGGTCCTGGGCGCTGCCAGGGCCGAGTGGAGCTAAAGCACGAAGGCCAGTGGAGCACAGTGTGCAAAACAGGCTGGAACCTCCAAGCCACAAAGGTGTTGTGCCGGCAGCTGGGATGTGGGAAGGCTGTACAAACCCACAAACGTTGCAACAAGGATACCCGGGGCCATGGACCCATCTGGCTGAGCCAGATGTCATGCTCAGGAAAAGAAGCAACTCTTCAGGATTGCCCTTCTGGGCCTTGGGAGAAGAACAACTGCACCCACGATGAGGACACGTGGGTTGAATGTGAAG ATGCCTTTGCCTTGAAGCTGGTAGGAGGAGACAACTTGTGCTCTGGGCGCCTGGAGGTGCTGCACAAGGGTGTGTGGGGCTCTGTCTGTGATGATGGCTGGGGAAAAAAGGAGGACCAGGTGGTATGCAAGCAGCTGGGCTGTGGGAAGTCCCTCTCTGCATCCCCCAAAGTCCGGAAAAGCTACGGCCCTGGGGTTGGCCGCATCTGGCTGGATGATGTTCGTTGCTCAGGGGAGGAGCAGTCCCTGGAACAGTGCCAGCACAGGTTTTGGGGGTATCACGACTGCACCCACAAGGAAGATGTGGCTGTGATCTGCACAG